The Miscanthus floridulus cultivar M001 chromosome 7, ASM1932011v1, whole genome shotgun sequence genome includes a region encoding these proteins:
- the LOC136466565 gene encoding serine carboxypeptidase 3-like: protein MASSRLPVLLCLAAVAVVVAGAAAAGEGGLRLPRDATFPAAQAERLIRALNLLPKEKEAGPGAGGGDGPSVAPGELLERRIRLPGVPDGVGDLGHHAGYFRLPHTHDARMFYFFFESRGKKEDPVVIWLTGGPGCSSELAVFYENGPFTIANNMSLVWNKFGWDTISNIIFVDQPTGTGFSYSSDDRDTRHDETGVSNDLYDFLQVFFKKHPEFAKNDFYITGESYAGHYIPAFASRVHQGNKANEGIHINLKGFAIGNGLTDPEIQYKAYTDYALEMNLIEKSDYERINRFIPPCEFAIKMCGTDGKASCMAAYMVCNNIFNSIMKLVGTKNYYDVRKECEGKLCYDFSNLEKFFGDKAVKEALGVGDIDFVSCSTTVYEAMLTDWMRNLEVGIPALLEDGINVLIYAGEYDLICNWLGNSRWVHSMEWSGQKDFVSSSDLSFVVDGAEAGVLKSHGPLSFLKVHNAGHMVPMDQPKASLEMLRRFTQGKLKESLPETMVLKAAM, encoded by the exons ATGGCATCCTCACGCCTCCCGGTTCTCCTCtgcctcgccgccgtcgccgttgtGGTGGCGGGGGCGGCGGCCGCCGGAGAAGGCGGCCTCCGCCTGCCCCGCGACGCCACCTTCCCGGCGGCGCAGGCGGAGCGGCTCATCCGCGCGCTCAACCTCCTGCCCAAGGAGAAGGAGGCGGGGccaggcgcgggcggcggcgacggGCCCAGTGTGGCGCCCGGGGAGCTCCTGGAGCGCCGCATCAGGCTGCCCGGCGTCCCCGACGGCGTCGGGGACCTCGGCCACCACGCCGGTTACTTCCGCCTGCCGCACACCCACGACGCCAG GATGTTCTACTTCTTCTTCGAATCGAGGGGCAAGAAGGAGGACCCCGTCGTGATCTGGCTCACCGGAGGGCCCGGCTGCAGCAGCGAGTTGGCCGTCTTCTACGAGAACGGGCCCTTCACCATCGCCAACAACATGTCGCTTGTTTGGAACAAATTCGGTTGGGACACA ATCTCAAATATCATATTTGTTGATCAGCCAACCGGAACTGGCTTTAGCTACAGCTCTGATGATCGTGATACTCGTCATGATGAAACTGGTGTCAGCAATGACCTATATGACTTTCTTCAG GTGTTCTTTAAGAAGCACCCAGAATTTGCAAAGAATGACTTCTATATAACTGGAGAATCTTATGCTGGGCACTACATTCCAGCATTTGCAAGCAGAGTTCACCAAGGAAACAAAGCAAACGAGGGCATTCATATAAACTTGAAG GGATTTGCTATCGGTAATGGTCTCACTGATCCAGAAATCCAATACAAAGCCTACACAGACTATGCGCTGGAAATGAATCTTATTGAGAAATCCGACTACGAAAGGATCAATAGGTTCATCCCACCATGTGAATTTGCAATTAAGATGTGTG GTACTGATGGGAAAGCATCATGCATGGCAGCTTATATGGTCTGCAATAATATTTTCAACTCCATCATGAAGCTTGTTGGGACAAAGAAT TACTATGACGTGAGGAAGGAATGTGAAGGGAAACTTTGCTATGACTTCTCAAACCTGGAGAAGTTCTTTGGTGACAAAGCGGTCAAAGAGGCACTTGGAGTTGGTGACATTGATTTTGTGTCTTGCAGTACTACTGTTTATGAAGCAATGCTCACAGACTGGATGAGGAATTTGGAAGTCGGCATCCCGGCTCTACTTGAGGATGGGATTAACGTGCTTATATATGCTGGGGAGTATGACCTTATATGCAATTGGCTCG GAAACTCGAGATGGGTACACTCCATGGAATGGTCTGGCCAGAAAGACTTTGTATCCTCTTCTGACTTATCGTTTGTTGTAGACGGTGCCGAAGCTGGAGTTCTGAAAAGCCACGGACCACTCAGCTTCCTTAAG GTTCACAATGCGGGTCACATGGTTCCAATGGACCAGCCGAAAGCTTCCCTGGAGATGCTGAGGAGATTCACCCAAGGGAAACTGAAGGAATCGCTCCCCGAAACGATGGTTTTGAAGGCGGCGATGTGA
- the LOC136466566 gene encoding protein WALLS ARE THIN 1-like, giving the protein MGDDVRGLHGGGAATTGGGGPAAAKTERARLHVAMLALQLGYAGFHVVSRLALNMGVSKLVFPVYRNLIALCLLAPFAYFLERKDRPAMTPGFLLQFFLLALCGITTNQSFYLLGLDNTSPTFASAIQNSVPAITFAMAAALGIERVRLRRRDGLAKAAGTLLCVAGATVITLFKGPAVFGPAAAVVTVTAVAPPQAAGNNSSKSWALGCVYLMGHCLSWSGWLVLQAPVLKRYPARLSVTSYTCFFGLLQFLAIAAVVERDAAAWTLTSGSELLTILYAGLVASGVAFAVQTWCIDRGGPVFVAVYQPVQTLLVAVMASLLLGEQFYLGGIMGAVLIIAGLYLVLWGKSEERALAAKQAAGVCDDEPDAAASCLKQPLLPSPATLESAV; this is encoded by the exons ATGGGCGACGACGTGCGTGGcctgcacggcggcggcgccgcgacgaccggcggcggcgggccgGCGGCGGCGAAGACGGAGCGCGCGCGGCTGCACGTGGCGATGCTGGCGCTGCAGCTCGGGTACGCCGGCTTCCACGTGGTGTCGCGGCTGGCGCTCAACATGGGCGTCAGCAAGCTCGTCTTCCCCGTCTACCGCAACCTCATCGCGCTCTGCCTCCTCGCCCCCTTCGCCTACTTCCTGGAGAGGAAGGACAGGCCCGCCATGACGCCCGGCTTCCTGCTCCAGTTCTTCCTGCTGGCGCTGTGCGGGATCACCACCAACCAGAGCTTCTACCTGCTGGGGCTTGACAACACGTCGCCCACGTTCGCCTCGGCGATCCAGAACTCGGTCCCCGCCATCACCTTCGCGATGGCGGCCGCGCTGGGCATCGAGCgcgtccgcctccgccgccgcgacGGCCTCGCCAAGGCGGCCGGCACGCTGCTCTGCGTCGCGGGCGCCACCGTCATCACGCTCTTCAAGGGCCCCGCCGTCTTCGGCCCGGCGGCGGCCGTGGTGACCGTGACCGCCGTCGCGCCGCCGCAGGCAGCCGGCAACAACAGCAGCAAGAGCTGGGCGCTGGGGTGCGTCTACCTCATGGGCCACTGCCTGTCGTGGTCCGGCTGGCTGGTGCTGCAGGCGCCCGTGCTCAAGCGCTACCCAGCGCGTCTGTCCGTCACCTCCTACACCTGCTTCTTCGGCCTCCTCCAGTTCCTCGCCatcgccgccgtcgtcgagcgcGACGCCGCCGCGTGGACGCTTACCTCCGGCTCCGAGCTGCTCACCATCCTCTACGCG GGGCTGGTGGCGTCCGGCGTGGCCTTCGCGGTGCAGACGTGGTGCATCGACCGCGGCGGGCCGGTGTTCGTGGCCGTGTACCAGCCCGTGCAGACGCTCCTCGTCGCCGTCATGGCGTCGCTGCTCCTCGGCGAGCAATTCTACCTCGGAGG GATCATGGGGGCAGTGCTCATCATCGCTGGACTCTACCTGGTGCTCTGGGGCAAGAGCGAGGAGAGGGCGCTCGCTGCAAAGCAAGCCGCCGGCGTCTGCGACGACGAGCCCGACGCGGCCGCCTCCTGCCTGAAGCAGCCGCTGCTGCCATCGCCGGCGACCTTGGAGTCCGCCGTGTGA